GTCAAGATATTTGTGATGCAATTGTTAATTATAACATTTACATAAATAATCTTACTATCAATTATGCTGAAATTCTTCAAAATAAATACGGTAAAAATATACTATTTGAGAGAGTTATTTTTAGAGAGATAGTAATTTATCTCGATGATAAACTTATTAATAAAATAGCGGAATTAAGTGGTGTTGATGGCAAAAACACAGAAGAAAAGAGAGAGACTATATCGGATAAAAATTATGGTTATAAAAAGTATGAATTTTCAGAAATTTTCATAACTGTGTTAGATTTAGACAAGGATTACTTTTTGCCCGCTCTAAATGAGATAGTTGATGATTTTAAGCAAGTTTTAGAACCCAATTATCACTTACACGATTATCAAAAAAATCTGAAGGATTTAGCAATTCAAAATCTACTTAATCCTAATTACACAAACAGAATGTTAATCCATATGCCAACCGGAGCTGGTAAAACTAAAACTGCAATGGAAATGGCGTCTGATTATTTAAGATGCAAATCAGTTTTAGGAGGTTTTGATAATTCAGGTTTTGTTTTATGGTTAGCACATTCAAAAGAACTAAATGACCAAGCCTTAGAAACATTTGTAAATACTTGGAGATTGAGAGGGGATTATAAAATTGATGTTTTTAAAATTTATGGTGATACAGAATATCCTAAAGAAATATTAGAAAGCGAACGTGCTTTTGTATTTGTTGGTTTTCAAAAGTTTAATGCTATGATAAATTCTAACAATTCTTTACAAAGGAAAATTAAAAATAGAATTTTAGAAAAAGTTAAGCTTGTAATTGTTGATGAAGCACATAAATCACTTGCTTCAACTTATGAGGACGCTATAAATCTTTTGACACAAACATCCAGTGGAACACAACTGGTAGGATTAACAGCTACACCGGGTAGAAGCAGTGATCAAGAGGACATTGATAATAATCATCTAGCCTATTTTTTTAATTCTACGAAGATTGGTTTGGTTGATGATTTTGGCATACCGATTGAAAATCCTATTTCTTTTTTACAAGAAAGAGGTGTTTTAGCAAAAATTGAAAGAGAGGAATTAATGACTAATGTTCAATTAAAACTCACAGAAAAACAAATAAAAGATTTAAGACTATTTGGTGATGATAAGCTTAAATCCATTCTTGGAGACTTGTCAAAAAACCCTGGCAGAAATAAATTGATAATAGACAAAGTTGACCTAGCTTTTCAAAATGGTGAATCTATTTTGATTTTTGCTTGTAATGTTGAACATTGCATAATAC
This genomic window from Candidatus Gracilibacteria bacterium contains:
- a CDS encoding DEAD/DEAH box helicase, which codes for QDICDAIVNYNIYINNLTINYAEILQNKYGKNILFERVIFREIVIYLDDKLINKIAELSGVDGKNTEEKRETISDKNYGYKKYEFSEIFITVLDLDKDYFLPALNEIVDDFKQVLEPNYHLHDYQKNLKDLAIQNLLNPNYTNRMLIHMPTGAGKTKTAMEMASDYLRCKSVLGGFDNSGFVLWLAHSKELNDQALETFVNTWRLRGDYKIDVFKIYGDTEYPKEILESERAFVFVGFQKFNAMINSNNSLQRKIKNRILEKVKLVIVDEAHKSLASTYEDAINLLTQTSSGTQLVGLTATPGRSSDQEDIDNNHLAYFFNSTKIGLVDDFGIPIENPISFLQERGVLAKIEREELMTNVQLKLTEKQIKDLRLFGDDKLKSILGDLSKNPGRNKLIIDKVDLAFQNGESILIFACNVEHCIILQTLLKSIGIESGTILSTTAKFDREDSIKKFKNNKLKVLINYGVLTTGFDAPNLNTLIIARPTASIVLYSQMVGRALRGVKNGGHEINKLIDLRDNFDLGDESDMFGFYDEIWNN